Genomic segment of Pseudomonas iranensis:
CCCCTCACCCTAGCCCTCTCCCAGAGGGAGAGGGAACCGAGCGGGGGATGGCCGAGTCACTTGCCGATCTGAACGATTTCGAGTGAATCCATAATCGACTCGGTCGTTCAGGTCGGCGGACAGCGCAAGACAACGCGGTCGGTCCCCTCTCCCTCCGGGAGAGGGCTAGGGTGAGGGGGCTCTTGATTTGCAGCGAAGATTTCAGCCCAGCAACTCGCTCATGGCAATGATCTGCTCCGCCACCTGGATCAGCTTCTGCTGGCGGCTCATGGCCTGGCGGCGCATCAGCGTATAGGCCTCTTCCTCGTTGCAATCCTTCATCTTCATCAATAAACCCTTGGCCAGTTCAATGCGCTTGCGCTCGGCCAGTTGCTGGTCACGGGCCTGCAGTTGCGCGCGCAAAGCCTGGTCACTCTCGAAGCGCGCCATCGCCACGTCGAGAATCGGCTGTAACCGTTGTGCGTGAATGCCCTCGACGATGTAGGCACTGACCCCGGACTTGATCGCCTGACGCATCACCCCCGGGTCATGTTCGTCGGTAAACATCACGATCGGCCGGGGCTGGTCGCGGCTGACCAGCACCACTTGCTCCATGACATCGCGGCTCGGTGACTCGGTATCGATCAGGATCACGTCCGGGCGCACCGTTTCGACGCGCGCCGGCAGGTCGATGGTCAGGCCGGACTCGTCGATTACCTCGAAGCCGGCCTCGGTCAGCGCCGCTTTCAGGCGTCCGACTTTTTTTGCGGTGTCGTTGATCAGCAGAATGCGCAACATGTTCGCGGTCTCCTGTCAGCGGCGGGCGAGAAGGGGTGCATCGTCGTTCAACGCGTGCAGCTTGAAACTGCGCGCATAGCCCGCCGGATCGCTGCCGTCCCAGACCTTGCCATCGAGCAACTGGCTGCTGCGCAGGTCTGCGCAGGAAGACGCGACGCCAACAGCGCTCGCTGCCTCGCGATACAGATCCAGGCGCTGAACCTGGCGGGCGACGGCCAGATAATCCGGATCCTCGCGCAACAGACCCCAGCGACGGAACTGGGTCATGAACCACATGCCGTCGGAAAGGTAGGGCAGATTGACCTCGCCATCGCCATGAAAACGCAGCGCATGCGGATCCTGCCAGCGATTACCGAGGCCATCGGCGTAGTCACCCATAAAACGCGGCTCGATGCACGCGGCGGGGGTGTCGAGGTATTCGGCGGCGCTGAGCAATTGCGCAGTGCTGCGGCGGTTTTCCGGGCTTTCTTCGATGAAGCGGCTGGCCTCAAGAATGGCCATGACCAGCGCCCGCGCGGTGTTGGGATATTGCTCAACGAATTCGCGGGTGCAGCCGAGGACTTTTTCCGGGTGGTCGGGCCAGATGCTCTGGCTGGTCGCCAGGGTGAAGCCGAGATCCTGCTGCACGGCGCTCGCCGCCCACGGTTCGCCGACGCAAAAGCCGTCGATGCGCCCGGCTTGCAGGTGCGCAACCATTTGCGGCGGCGGCACCACCACACTGTCGACGTCCTGCAACGGATGAATGCCCTGGCTCGCCAGCCAGTAATAAAGCCACATCGCGTGGGTGCCGGTGGGAAAGGTCTGGGCGAAGGTCAGTTTTGCGCGGCTTTGGTGCACATACCGATCGAGCGCTTCAGGACTGTTCACGCCAGCCTGTTGCAAGCCATGGGACAGATTCAGGCTCTGGCCATTCTGGTTCAGGCCCATCAGCACCGCCATGTCGGTCGGCGCGACGCCGCCGATGCCCAGGTGCACCGCATAAATCAGCCCGTACAGGCTGTGCGCGGCATCCAGTTCGCCGCTGACCAGTTTGTCGCGCAAGTTGGCCCATGACGCCTGCCGCTTGAGGTTCAGGGTCAGGCCGTAGGGCTGGGCGAAGCCCTGGGTGGCGGCGACCACCACCGAGGCGCAGTCGCTCAGCGCCATGAAGCCTAGATCGATCGCGCTCTTTTCCGGCGCATCGCTGCCATTGACCCAGGCCAGAGGCCCCAAGGACGTTTCGTTCATACGCTACCTCAAAAAAAACGTCGTCCCGGATTCTGCGCAGGCAAAACCCGGGGACGACGCCATTGTCCTGGTCTGCGCGCCGTCATTGGTCGGCAGACTGATGAGCGGGGTGGTGCAAGGCATATGCCAGTCGCCTGATTCGCGCAGGCGCCTCGCGCCGGGGGACGATGCCCGGCTATAATCGCCGCCTCTTTTCGCCGCCCGAGTCATTGCCGCCCATGTACACCCTGGCCCGTCAGCTGTTGTTCAAACTTTCCCCGGAAACCTCCCACGATCTGTCGCTGGATCTGATCGGCGCGGGTGGACGTTTGGGCCTCAACGGCTTGCTGTGCAAGGCGCCGGCGAAAATGCCGGTGACCGTCATGGGGCTGGAGTTCCCGAACCCGGTGGGGCTGGCGGCAGGCCTGGACAAGAACGGCGCGGCTATCGATGGCTTTGCGCAACTGGGTTTCGGTTTTGTCGAAATCGGCACCGTGACCCCGCGTCCGCAGCCGGGTAACCCGAAACCACGGATCTTCCGCCTGCCGGAAGCCGAGGCGATCATCAACCGCATGGGCTTCAACAACCTCGGTGTGGATAACCTGCTGGCGCGGGTCGCTGCGGCAAAATACCAGGGCGTGCTGGGCATCAACATCGGCAAGAACTTCGACACTCCCGTCGAGCGTGCGGTCGACGATTACCTGATCTGCCTGGACAAGGTCTACGCCCACGCCAGCTACGTCACCGTCAACGTCAGCTCGCCAAACACCCCGGGCCTGCGCAGCCTGCAGTTCGGTGACTCGCTCAAGCAATTGCTCGCTGATCTGGCCACCCGTCGCGCCGAACTGGCCCTGCGTCACGGCAAGCATGTGCCGCTGGCGATCAAGATCGCGCCGGACATGACCGACGAAGAGACTGCGCAGGTTGCCCAGGCATTGATCGAAACCGGCATGGACGCGGTCATCGCCACCAATACGACTTTGAGCCGTGTCGGCGTCGAAGGCATGGAGCACGGCGACGAGGCGGGCGGTCTGTCCGGCGCGCCGGTGCGTGAGAAGAGCACCCATACCGTGAAAGTGCTGGCGGGCGAATTGGCCGGGCGTTTGCCGATCATTGCTGCGGGCGGGATTACCGAAGGCAAGCACGCGGCGGAGAAGATCACTGCCGGTGCAAGCCTGGTGCAGATCTATTCGGGCTTCATCTACAAAGGCCCGGCGCTGATTCGTGAATCGGTAGACGCCATCGCCGCGTTGCGCTGAGGATTGCCGAGGCGTTGGGGGGCCTTTGTGGCGAGGGGATTTATCCCCGCTGGGCTGCCCAGCAGCCCCAAACCTTGCACATTGATATGCCGGGTAAATTGAAGTTCGGACTTCGCGACTTCTGCGCAGCCGAGCGGGGATAAATCCCCTCGCCACGTGGAACCGGTTAACCCTTTTTGCAGGCATTAAAAAGGGCTCCTCGAAGGAGCCCCTGGGCCGTAGCCCGCCGTCCGGGAAGGACGTGCGTGGTTAATTCATTGCAAATTCAGATTGTCGTGTCGGAATAAATGCCCTGTGTCAGCCGACGGCGTGAAGTTCGTTGAGTCTGTGGATTCCCGCAGTGCCGGTCATACCGTCCCAGTTGTCGCCGCGTCCTTCTCGCCAGCCGTTGATCCAGGCTTGACGTACCGACGGTAGAGTAAATGGGCAAAGCTCACGGGATTTGCCACCAACGCCATATTGATATCCGCGCAAAAATGCTCTTTCCAACGGATCACGCTTAAGTCTTCTCATAGGGTGTTTCCCTCACTTGTTGACTGTAGTGTCGCGTTGACCTCAATTGAGGTCTGGCAGAAAAAACCTGCCATCGTGCGGCTCGCTGCCGGCGTGGCGAGCCAAGGTGTTGACGCCGTTGCGACGTCAACCTGTGCTCAGTTCTAACCAATGAGTCACATAGAGGGAATGATCGTTTTGTCATAAGCACGTAACGTAAAGGATGCTATGGCGATAAGTAACCGCGTATTTATTCAACGTTCAATGCGCAAACCCCGGTATGATCGGCGCCCCGCTGACTCAGGGGGTTAATCCTTTAGTGAGAATGACCCACGTTTGCGCTTGGGTAATATTCGACGAAGGGTCGCTTTCAGTCTTTTTGTTGCACCAACTTTTTTATCTGTCCCGGCATCTAAGCTCTTTTAACCCGAGCAGCGGGGATGGAACAGCACACCTTCGTGCCACGCGGGCGCTCTTTCAGAAAAGCGCCTGATTGAAAACCGGGTCGGCAATGCGTTGCCGGCCCACTAGCCAAAGGCTCTGGAATTACCATGTCCGATCGTTTCGAACTCTTCCTCACTTGCCCCAAAGGCCTTGAAGGCCTGCTCATCGAGGAAGCCGTCGGGCTTGGCCTTGAAGAAGCGCGCGAGCACACCTCCGCCGTGCGTGGCATGGCGACCATGGAAACCGCCTATCGCCTGTGCCTCTGGTCGCGTCTGGCCAACCGTGTGTTGCTGGTGCTCAAGCGTTTCCCGATGAAGGACGCCGAAGACCTCTACCACGGCGTGCTCGACATCGACTGGCAGGATCACATGCTCAGCGACGGCACCCTGGCCGTTGAATTCAGCGGCCACGGCTCGGGCATCGACAACACCCATTTCGGCGCGCTGAAAGTCAAAGACGCCATCGTCGACAAACTGCGCACGCCGCAGGGCGATCGTCCATCCATCGACAAACTCAACCCGGACCTGCGCATTCACCTGCGTCTGGATCGCGGCGAAGCGATTCTGTCCCTCGACCTCTCCGGCCACAGCCTGCACCAGCGCGGCTATCGCTTGCAGCAGGGCGCGGCGCCGCTGAAGGAAAACCTCGCGGCGGCAATCCTCATTCGTTCCGGCTGGCCGCGTATTGCTGCCGAAGGCGGCGCGCTGGCTGACCCGATGTGCGGTGTCGGTACGTTCCTCGTCGAAGCCGGGATGATTGCCGCCGACATGGCGCCGAACCTGCGTCGCGAGCAGTGGGGCTTTACCGCGTGGCTCGGTCACGTGCCGGCACTGTGGAAAAAACTCCATGAAGAAGCCGTCGAGCGTGCCGCCGCCGGTCTGGCCAAACCGCCGCTGTGGATTCGCGGTTACGAAGCCGATCCACGATTGATTCAGCCAGGCCGCAACAACGTTGAACGCGCCGGCCTCAGCGAGTGGATCAAGATCTACCAGGGCGAAGTGGCGACCTTCGAGCCGCGCCCGGATCAGAACCAGAAAGGTCTGGTGATCTGCAACCCGCCGTACGGCGAGCGTCTCGGTGACGAAGCCAGCCTGCTGTATCTCTATCAGAACCTCGGCGAGCGTCTGCGTCAGGCCTGCCTGAACTGGGAAGCGGCTGTGTTCACCGGCGCCCCGGATCTGGGCAAGCGCATGGGTATCCGCAGCCACAAACAGTATTCGTTCTGGAACGGCGCGCTGCCGTGCAAACTGCTGCTGATCAAGGTTCTGCCCGATCAGTTCGTCACTGGCGAACGTCGCACTCCGGAACAGCGTCAGGCCGAGCGCGAGCAAGCGGCTTACGATCAGACCCCGGACGAGCCGCAAGAGCGCAAGTTCAACAAGAACGGCAACCCGATCAAGCCGACGCCAGCCCCGGCGCCAGTGATTGAACAGCCGCGCTTGAGTGAAGGCGGGCAGATGTTTGCCAATCGCTTGCAGAAAAATCTCAAGGCGATGGGCAAGTGGGTCAAGCGCGAAGGCATCGATTGCTACCGCGTCTATGATGCCGACATGCCGGAATACGCGATGGCCATCGACCTGTACCACGACTGGGTGCACGTTCAGGAATACGCCGCGCCGAAATCCATCGACCCGGAAAAAGCCTCGGCGCGCATGTTCGATGCGCTGGCGGCCATTCCACAAGCGTTGAACGTCGGCAAGAACCGCGTGGTGGTCAAGCGCCGCGAGCGGCAGAGCGGCACCAAGCAGTACGAGCGTCAGGCTGCGCAGGGCAAGTTCGTCGAGGTCAATGAAGGTGGCGTGAAGTTGCTGGTCAACCTCACCGACTACCTCGACACCGGCCTGTTCCTCGATCACCGGCCGATGCGCATGCGCATTCAGAAAGAGGCGGCCGGCAAACGCTTCCTCAATCTGTTCTGCTACACCGCGACCGCCAGCGTGCACGCGGCCAAGGGCGGCGCGCGCAGCACCACCAGCGTCGACCTGTCGAAAACCTATCTGGACTGGGCGCGGCGCAACCTGTCGCTGAACGGCTTCTCGGACAAGAACCGTCTGGAGCAGGGCGATGTGATGGCGTGGCTGGAAAGCAGCCGTGACGAATACGACCTGATCTTCATCGACCCGCCGACGTTCTCCAACTCCAAGCGCATGGAAGGCATCTTCGATGTGCAGCGCGATCAGGTGCAGTTGATCGATCTAGCGATGGCGCGGCTGGCACCGGGTGGCGTGCTGTATTTCTCCAACAACTTCCGCAAGTTCCAGTTGGAGGAAAACCTCGCCGAGCGTTATGCGGTCGAGGAAATCAGTGCGCAGACCATTGATCCGGATTTCGCCCGCAATACCAAGATCCACCGCGCCTGGAAAATCACGGCTCGTTGACGCTTTCACTGGTTGGATCCACAGAGCGTTGATTTTTAACGGCTCGGTGGATCCAGCGGCGCTAGCTAAATTAGTGGCTAATAGCTATAACTCACACACCGCCAATGGGGTTTTTCCCGGGAATCTGGCGGAGTGAGTCGTGCTTATGCCGTTACACCCCGTGCGCCCGAAAATCCTCGGTTTCATCAGTGAAGACGTCTCAGCCTGGCTGGTCGCTTTGCTGGTGTTGCTTGCCGGCGGGATTCTCACCGGGCTGCTCGCATGGGGCACCTTCAACCAGTTTCAGCAACAATCGCGTCAGCGCTTTCAACTGCTGGCCAACGAACGCTACAGCCGCATCGCCGAACGTTTTCAGGACCAGGAGCAACGTCTCGATAGTCTGCGGCGGTTCTTCGCCAACTCCGAATCAGTGTCCCGCGCCGAATTCGACGGGTACTCCCGACCCTTATTGCTGCGCACCCAAGCCTATACCTACGCGCCGCGAGTCAGCGGTGCCGAACGGACCGCGTTCGAACAGCAGGTGCGTGATGAGGGCCTGAGCGAGTTCACCATTCGCGAACTGGACGCCAAGGGCGAGCTGCAACTGGCGGCGCCGCGCGAGGAATACGTGCCGGTGCTCTACACGCAAACCCAAAGCCGACTGGCGCCACCGCTGGGCTACGACTTGCTCGTCCAACCCTTGCGCCGCGAAACCCTGCAACGCGCCGACCAGCTCGGCAGCATGGCGGTGTCGCAACCGATGCATCTGGTCGGGATCGAGCCGTCGTATGCGCGTGGCGTGTTGCTGCTGGCGCCGGTCAGTCGCGCCGGAGAATCACGGCCATTCGGCTATGTGATGGCGGTGATCAGCATGCGTCAGTTGCTCGCCGACGGACTGCCCGATGCCCTGCACGATTATCTGTCGGTGCGCATTCTCGACCTGTCGACCCAGGATCAGCACGAGGCGCTGTTCGAATCGAGCAACGAAGCGGTGCCCGGCGATCTGGCGGCGACGCGTTTGCTGCGCATGGCCGATCACGACTATCAGGTCGATATCCTGCCAAGCTACGCCTTCATGCAGGCCAACCATTCGTCGGTGGGCAGCGTGATCATTCTTGGCGGCCTGCTCAGCGCACTGCTCAGCGCCTTGCTTTACGTGCTGGTCAGCCAGCGCCAGCGCGCGGTGCGCCTGGTCGAGGTGCGCACCCAGGAGTTGCACGAGCGCGAGCAGGAATTGCGCGGCACCCACGGTCAACTGCGCGGCGTTCTGAATGCCGCCACTCAGGTCGCGATCATTGCCACCGACCTGCGCGGGGTGATCAACACCTTCAACCCCGGCGCCGAGCAAATGCTCGGCTACAGCAGCGCCGAAGTCGTTGGGCGCATGACCCTGGAGAACCTGCATTTGCCACGGGAACTGGCGGCGCGTTCGGCCGAGTTGAGTGCGCGCTACGGCAAAAGCATTCCGACTTGCCACGCGATGCTGGTCGAGGGCGGCGAGGTCGGCGGCCACGAGGCACGCGAATGGACCCTGGTGCGCAGCGACGGCAGTCATCTGCCGGTGAACATGCTCGCCACCCCGGTGCTTGACGAGCAAGGCCTGTGGGTCGGTCATCTGGCGATCTGCATCGACATCACCGAACGCAAGCGCGTGCACGAGGTGCTGGCAGCACGCGACACATTGCTGAAGAAGCTCAGCGCCCATGTTCCCGGTGGCATCTACCAATTCAAGATGGAATTCGACGGACGCTTCAGCGTGATCTACGCCAGCGATGGCATCCGCGAGATCTACGAGCTGGAGCCGGATGTGCTGCTGCTCGACTCCGAGGCGATCTTCAGTCGTATCCACCCGCAGGATGCGATTCGCGTGCGCAGCTCGATCCGCGAATCGGCGGAAAACCTCAGTCCGTGGCGTGAGGAGTATCGAGTGCAACTGCCCGAGCGCGGTCTGCGCTGGGTGCGCGGCGAGGCGACACCGGAAGAGCTGCCGGGCGGCGGAGTGCTGTGGCACGGTTATATCTCGGATATCTCCGATCTCAAGCGCGTGGAAGAAGAATTGCGCGCGTTGTCGATCACCGATTCGCTGACCGGCATTCACAACCGCCGCTATTTCCAGGAACGCCTGACCACCGAAATGGCCCGGGTCGAGCGTGGCGGCGGTGAGCTGTCGGTGATCATGCTCGACATCGACCACTTCAAACGCATCAACGATCAGTTCGGCCACGCCGTCGGCGACCGCGTGCTGCAGGCAGTCTGCGAGCGGATCGGCCATCGCCTGCGCCGCACCGACGTGTTCTGCCGTTTGGGCGGTGAAGAGTTCATGGTGCTGTGCCCGGACATCGACGGCGAACACGCCTACATGCTGGCGATGGAGTTGTGGGAAGGTTTGCGCAGCGCGCCGGTGGACGTGGTCGGCTTGGTCACCGCGAGTTTCGGCATCGCCAGCTGGCGCCCGGGGGAGGGCGCAGATGCGCTGTTGCTGCGCGCTGATTCAGGGGTTTATGCAGCGAAGCAGAATGGCCGGGATCGGGTTGAGCGGGAGATGAGCTGATTCGAACCTGACACCTGACCCTGTGGGGCAGAGGGGATCTGGCGCTGATTTTCTGTGGGAGAGAGCCTGCTCGCGAAAGCGGTGTGACAGTCACTGAACATGCTGACTGAACTGACGCCTTCGCGAGCAGGCTCGCTCCCACAATTGCATCTGCTGCGCCTACAGCACCGAAGCGGTCTGCGGCAGTTTCGGCTGTTTGTACAGATCCAGCAGCACCTGATCGAGCACCGAGGAGGCGCCGAACGGGGCCTTGTCGTTGAGGATCGCCACTACCGCCCAGGTATTGCCATTCACATCACGGCTGAAACCGGCGATCGCGCGCACGGTGTTCAGGGTACCGGTCTTGACGTGGGCTTCGCCGCGCATCGCCGTGGTTTTCAGACGTTTGCGCATGGTGCCGTCGGTGCCGGCAATCGGCAGCGAGCTGATGTACTCGGCGGCGTACGGACTGTGCCAGGCGGCTTGCAGCATGTTGGCCATCTCACGTGCGCTGACCCGCTCGGCCCGCGACAGACCAGAGCCGTTTTCCATCACCAGATGCGGCGCGGTGATGCCTTTCTTCGCCAGCCACTGCCGCACCACGCGCTGCGCAGCCCGGGCGTCGTCACCATCGGCATCGTTGCGGAAACGCTGGCCAAGACTGAGGAACAGCTGCTGGGCCATGGTGTTGTTACTGTATTTGTTGATGTCGCGGATGATCTCGGCCAGATCCGGCGAGTACGCGCGGGCGAGCAGTTTGGCGCCGCTCGGCGTCGGTGCCAGACGATCCTTGCCCTGAATGCTGCCACCCAGCTCCTTCCAGATCGCCCTTACGGCGCCGGCGGTGTAGGTCGCATGGTCGAGCAGCGACAGGTAAGTCTGCGAGCTGCAGCCTTCGCCCAACTGGCCGCCGACGGTCACGGTCACGCTGCCATCGGCCTGCGGCACCGGGTTGTAGCGCACGCCGCCGGTGCATTGCTTGGACGGCAGCGCCTTGACGGTGTTTTCGATGCGGATGCTGGCAATCGGCGGCTCAACCGAAATCAGTACGCGGCCACCGTCATTGCGCGCAACAAAGCGCAGGGCCTTGAGGTTGACCAGCAATGAGTCGGGTTTGACCAGGAACGGCTTGTTGTCGTCGTTGCCGTCATCGTTGAATTCCGGCAATTGCGGCTGCACGAAGAAGTTGCGGTCGAGGATCAAATCGCCGGTGATCTGGGTCACGCCGTTGGCGCGCAAGTCACGCATCAACAGCCAGAGTTTCTCCATGTTCAGCTTCGGGTCACCGCCACCCTTGAGGTAGAGATTGCCGTTGAGAATGCCGCCGTTCAGGTCGCCGTCGGTGTAGAACTCGGTTTTCCACTGATGGTTGGGGCCGAGCATTTCCAGCGCCGCGTAAGTGGTGACCAGTTTCATTGTCGAGGCCGGATTGACCGAGACGTCGGCGTTGAACACGGTCGGCGTGCCCGGACCGTCGAGCGGCACCATCACCAGCGACAGCGCAGTGGGCTGCAACTTGCTGGCCTTGAGGGCTTTTTCGACGTTCGGGGTGAGGGAAGTGTTGATGGTGGCAGCGGAGACAGGCAGGGCCAGAGGCAGAAGAAGGCCGGCGAGAAACAGTGGACGCAACGATTTGATCATATGCAATAAAACCCTGCAAAAGAGGGGAAAAAAGACGAGGACATGGATGAAAAGGCCCTCAGTGGTCATGAAAGTGTCGGCATTATGCCCCAAGCTGTAACAGCTTGTGCCGTGTCGCGACCGGCCAATCGCTTATTTTTTTACAGGCGGTCGGCCGTGGTGGCCAGAGAGGCGGGCAATCGCCGGCTTAAACTGGTAAAGTGCCGGCCGTTATTACTTAAGAGGATTGTTCCAATGGCGACTAACCGTTCCCAGCGTCTGCGCAAAAAACTGTGCGTTGATGAATTTCAAGAGCTGGGTTTCGAACTGAACCTGGACTTCAAAGAAGACTTGTCCGAAGAAGCCATTGACGCTTTCCTCGAAGCATTCATCAAAGAAGCCATGGAAGCCAACGGTCTGGGTTATGTTGGCGGCGACGACTTCGGTCTGGTGTGCCTGCAGAAGCGTGGCTCGGTCAACGAAGAGCAGCGCGCTGCCGTTGAAGCCTGGCTGAAAAACCGCTCCGAGCTGACCAAGTACGAAGTCAGCCCGCTGCTGGACGTGTGGTATCCGGAAAAGCCGATCAACGCGGCCAAGTGATACTGAAAAAAACGGCGACCTGAGGGTCGCCGTTTTTTTTCGTCTGGGGTTTGGGTGGTACGGCTTGGGTTTGGCGGTGGATTCGCCCCTCACCCCAGCCCTCTCCCGAGGGAGAGGGGGCCGATTTGTGGGCTTTTCGGGATGTGAGTTCGACTTGGTATCCCTCGTCGGCGTATATCTTCCGAGCACCTGGGTCAGTCCCCTCTCCCTTTGGGAGAGGGTTAGGGTGAGGGGCTTTTGATCTTAAGCTCTGCGCCAATTCAAAATCACCAGCGTCAAAACCCCCGCCACAATCCCCCAAAACGCCGAACCAATGGAAAACAGCGTCAAACCCGACGCCGTGACCATGAAAGTGATCAACGCCGCTTCCCGTTCCTTCACCTCGTTCATGGCGATGCTCAAGCCATTGATGATCGAGCCGAACAGCGCCAGCGCGGCAATCGACAGCACCAGTTCTTTCGGCAACGCCGCAAACAATGCCGCCAACGTCGCGCCGAAGACCCCGGCAATCCCGTAGAACACCCCGCACCAGACCGCTGCGGTGTAGCGCTTGTTGCGATCTTCATGGGCATGCGGGCCGGTGCAGATCGCCGCGCTGATCGCCGCGAGGTTGATGCCGTGGGAGCCGAACGGCGCCAGCAGCAGCGAGGCGATGCCGGTGGTGGTGATCAGTGGCGAGGCCGGGACGTTATAGCCATCGGCGCGCAGCACGGCGATGCCGGGCATGTTCTGCGAGGTCATCGCCACCACGAACAGCGGAATGCCGATGCTGATGGTCGCGGCCAGGGAGAAGTGCGGCGTGGTCCAGACCGGGGTGGCCACTTCCAAGTGAAAACCGCTGAAATCAAGCAGCCCCATGAAGCCCGACAACGCGGTGCCGATCAGCAGCGCCGCGAGAACGGCATAGCGTGGAGACAGGCGTTTGACCAACAGGTAAGTGAAGAACATCCCCAACACGAGGCCGGTGCGGTGTTGCGCGGCGACGAAGATTTCGCTGCCGATCTTGAAGAGGATCCCTGCCAGCAGAGCTGCCGCCAAAGAGGCCGGGATCTTTTTCACCAGCCGTTCGAAGCTGCCGGTCAGGCCGCAGATCGTTACCAGTACCGCGCACGTGATGTAGGCGCCGATCGCCTCGCCGTAACTGACGCCGCCCAGGCTGGTGATCAGCAACGCCGCGCCAGGGGTCGACCAGGCGATGGTGATCGGTGTGCGATAGCGCAGCGACAGACCGATCGAACACACCGCCATGCCGATCGAAATCGCCCAGATCCACGAGGAAATCTGCCCGCTGCTCAGGCCGGCCGCTTGCCCGGCCTGGAACATCAGCACCAGCGAACTGGTGTAACCGGTCATCATCGCGATGAAGCCGGCGACGATGGCGGAAGGCGAAGTGTCGGCCAGAGGGCGCAAGCGGGCGTGGGTGGCGTCGGTCATGACGGCGGTGTTCCTTATACCAATGAAGATGTCCGCCACAACACAGAACCTCTGTGGGAGCGAGCCTGCTCGCGAAAGCGGTAGGTCAGTCAACATTCATAGTGAATGTGGAATGGCTTTCGCGAGCAGGCTCGCTCCCACGGGGGATTGTGGTCATGCAGCGGATTCTGTGATCAAGCCTAAACTCAAACGTAACTCAGCGTTGCAATACAGCCGCAGGCGCAAACAGCCGTACAGTCGTGTTGCCACCATTCATTGTGTACAATCGCGCTGTTTTTTACGCGATACTTGCCAGCGACCTACTGTGCCGTATTACAGTCACGGTCTATTCGCCGCAGTTTTCCCGACTCGAGTGCCCATGAACGAACAGTTGCAACCCCTCAAGAAACAACCGCGAGCAGGCAAAGCCGGCCGCAGCGGAACCCAGGACGATATTGTCTACGCGCATATCTTCGAGGCCATCCTCGAACAGCGTCTGGCGCCCGGCACCAAGTTGAGCGAAGAAGCGCTGGGGGAAATCTTCGGGGTCAGCCGCACCATCATTCGCCGCGCGCTGTCGCGTCTGGCCCATGAAGGCGTGGTGTTGTTGCGACCGAACCGCGGCGCCGTCGTCGCCAGCCCGAGCGTTGAAGAAGCGCGTCAAGTGTTCCTCGCCCGGCGTCTGGTCGAGCGGGCGA
This window contains:
- a CDS encoding sensor domain-containing diguanylate cyclase, coding for MPLHPVRPKILGFISEDVSAWLVALLVLLAGGILTGLLAWGTFNQFQQQSRQRFQLLANERYSRIAERFQDQEQRLDSLRRFFANSESVSRAEFDGYSRPLLLRTQAYTYAPRVSGAERTAFEQQVRDEGLSEFTIRELDAKGELQLAAPREEYVPVLYTQTQSRLAPPLGYDLLVQPLRRETLQRADQLGSMAVSQPMHLVGIEPSYARGVLLLAPVSRAGESRPFGYVMAVISMRQLLADGLPDALHDYLSVRILDLSTQDQHEALFESSNEAVPGDLAATRLLRMADHDYQVDILPSYAFMQANHSSVGSVIILGGLLSALLSALLYVLVSQRQRAVRLVEVRTQELHEREQELRGTHGQLRGVLNAATQVAIIATDLRGVINTFNPGAEQMLGYSSAEVVGRMTLENLHLPRELAARSAELSARYGKSIPTCHAMLVEGGEVGGHEAREWTLVRSDGSHLPVNMLATPVLDEQGLWVGHLAICIDITERKRVHEVLAARDTLLKKLSAHVPGGIYQFKMEFDGRFSVIYASDGIREIYELEPDVLLLDSEAIFSRIHPQDAIRVRSSIRESAENLSPWREEYRVQLPERGLRWVRGEATPEELPGGGVLWHGYISDISDLKRVEEELRALSITDSLTGIHNRRYFQERLTTEMARVERGGGELSVIMLDIDHFKRINDQFGHAVGDRVLQAVCERIGHRLRRTDVFCRLGGEEFMVLCPDIDGEHAYMLAMELWEGLRSAPVDVVGLVTASFGIASWRPGEGADALLLRADSGVYAAKQNGRDRVEREMS
- the dacB gene encoding D-alanyl-D-alanine carboxypeptidase/D-alanyl-D-alanine endopeptidase, with protein sequence MIKSLRPLFLAGLLLPLALPVSAATINTSLTPNVEKALKASKLQPTALSLVMVPLDGPGTPTVFNADVSVNPASTMKLVTTYAALEMLGPNHQWKTEFYTDGDLNGGILNGNLYLKGGGDPKLNMEKLWLLMRDLRANGVTQITGDLILDRNFFVQPQLPEFNDDGNDDNKPFLVKPDSLLVNLKALRFVARNDGGRVLISVEPPIASIRIENTVKALPSKQCTGGVRYNPVPQADGSVTVTVGGQLGEGCSSQTYLSLLDHATYTAGAVRAIWKELGGSIQGKDRLAPTPSGAKLLARAYSPDLAEIIRDINKYSNNTMAQQLFLSLGQRFRNDADGDDARAAQRVVRQWLAKKGITAPHLVMENGSGLSRAERVSAREMANMLQAAWHSPYAAEYISSLPIAGTDGTMRKRLKTTAMRGEAHVKTGTLNTVRAIAGFSRDVNGNTWAVVAILNDKAPFGASSVLDQVLLDLYKQPKLPQTASVL
- a CDS encoding YggL family protein, whose product is MATNRSQRLRKKLCVDEFQELGFELNLDFKEDLSEEAIDAFLEAFIKEAMEANGLGYVGGDDFGLVCLQKRGSVNEEQRAAVEAWLKNRSELTKYEVSPLLDVWYPEKPINAAK
- a CDS encoding benzoate/H(+) symporter BenE family transporter encodes the protein MTDATHARLRPLADTSPSAIVAGFIAMMTGYTSSLVLMFQAGQAAGLSSGQISSWIWAISIGMAVCSIGLSLRYRTPITIAWSTPGAALLITSLGGVSYGEAIGAYITCAVLVTICGLTGSFERLVKKIPASLAAALLAGILFKIGSEIFVAAQHRTGLVLGMFFTYLLVKRLSPRYAVLAALLIGTALSGFMGLLDFSGFHLEVATPVWTTPHFSLAATISIGIPLFVVAMTSQNMPGIAVLRADGYNVPASPLITTTGIASLLLAPFGSHGINLAAISAAICTGPHAHEDRNKRYTAAVWCGVFYGIAGVFGATLAALFAALPKELVLSIAALALFGSIINGLSIAMNEVKEREAALITFMVTASGLTLFSIGSAFWGIVAGVLTLVILNWRRA